From Haloglomus litoreum, the proteins below share one genomic window:
- a CDS encoding amidohydrolase family protein: MYKDMLIGDGVLHSLNNSSENLRNEQAERLMENIVELQKGQALDPELAHSREQWCRNWSAEEIQEATFLETDIDFGVYHSTPIYDLFRDGYSSLETGVKLKENNPKRVKLLGDVDPLASNAIEEMERQVEEYDVDGFKTYPTYYRSDGRVRELRLDDDLLPIVEKAHELGIEHIGSHKVLPLGPVGIHNVDPNDVAEIAAMYPDIQFELLHPDIHYIHEIKPMTANFDNIWLNLELSLGILALQPRRFAEVLGELVLHGDPSKIIWATGVPLVHGQQYIEAFWDYQFPEDMQEEYGYPELTDEMKRGILGENLLDLYDWDADELRDHVQNDKWAKRLEKEGRPDPWACAGVDVEHGAGTNQPAAGDD; this comes from the coding sequence ATGTACAAGGACATGCTCATCGGAGACGGGGTACTCCACTCCCTGAACAACTCCTCCGAGAACCTACGGAACGAACAGGCGGAACGACTGATGGAGAACATCGTGGAGCTCCAGAAGGGACAGGCCCTGGACCCGGAGCTCGCTCACTCCAGGGAACAGTGGTGCCGGAACTGGAGCGCCGAGGAGATCCAGGAGGCGACCTTCCTCGAGACCGACATCGACTTCGGGGTGTACCACTCGACGCCGATCTACGACCTGTTCCGCGACGGGTACTCGTCGCTGGAGACCGGCGTCAAACTGAAGGAGAACAACCCGAAGCGCGTGAAACTCCTGGGCGATGTCGACCCGTTGGCGTCGAACGCGATCGAGGAGATGGAGCGCCAGGTCGAGGAGTACGACGTTGACGGGTTCAAAACGTATCCGACGTACTACCGGAGCGACGGCCGGGTCCGGGAACTGCGACTCGACGACGACCTGCTCCCCATCGTAGAGAAGGCCCACGAACTGGGCATCGAACACATCGGTTCCCACAAGGTGCTGCCCCTCGGTCCGGTCGGTATCCACAACGTCGACCCGAACGACGTCGCCGAGATCGCCGCGATGTACCCGGATATCCAGTTCGAACTGCTCCACCCGGACATCCACTACATCCACGAGATCAAGCCGATGACGGCGAACTTCGACAACATCTGGCTCAATCTCGAACTCTCGCTGGGCATCCTCGCGCTCCAGCCCAGGCGGTTCGCCGAGGTGCTCGGCGAACTGGTTCTGCACGGCGACCCGAGCAAGATCATCTGGGCGACGGGCGTCCCGCTCGTGCACGGCCAGCAGTACATCGAGGCCTTCTGGGACTACCAGTTCCCCGAAGATATGCAGGAGGAGTACGGCTATCCCGAACTGACCGACGAGATGAAACGGGGAATCCTGGGCGAGAACCTGCTCGACCTCTACGACTGGGACGCCGACGAACTCCGGGACCACGTCCAGAACGACAAGTGGGCCAAGCGACTCGAGAAGGAGGGGCGCCCCGACCCCTGGGCGTGTGCCGGAGTCGATGTCGAACACGGTGCCGGGACCAACCAGCCAGCAGCGGGTGATGACTGA
- a CDS encoding MBL fold metallo-hydrolase, which translates to MVHDTKPSEVPEDGPDSEGDEPGETEEQREEIHSRRIDGPDSFLNDPTELTDGVYILEECTINPHLRELKAAQNPQWFKRGHEFHTPINTYLLTGEDEALLFDTSSPNVRDAITTGVRAVLEKEDVELSYIVLSHDEAAHVGNAYPISREAAMIHPDYQENADDVYELQQELHATLIARKPSRVAPEFHYFDDAKLVDPGYTIDLGGRTLEFIEPVWQDGAPTLWMYDHKDKGLYCVDSYGFPHCSGDCTKWADELEFRVSQDQMMEYNGRAFRYIPNCNPWKIIDQHNHLHDSYDIDYIFPAHGQPIREEIDRYRGLMDSMVERIARDGSLGTEYVSAEELTDISF; encoded by the coding sequence ATGGTTCACGATACCAAGCCCTCGGAAGTTCCTGAGGACGGTCCGGATTCCGAGGGTGACGAACCAGGGGAGACGGAGGAACAGCGAGAGGAGATTCATTCGAGGCGAATCGACGGTCCGGATTCGTTCCTCAACGACCCCACGGAGCTCACCGATGGGGTCTATATCCTGGAGGAGTGTACGATCAACCCGCACCTCCGTGAGCTCAAGGCTGCGCAGAACCCGCAGTGGTTCAAACGTGGACACGAGTTCCACACCCCCATCAACACGTACCTCCTCACCGGGGAGGACGAGGCACTCCTGTTCGACACCTCCTCCCCGAACGTTCGGGACGCGATCACCACGGGAGTCAGAGCGGTGCTCGAGAAAGAGGACGTCGAGCTGTCCTACATCGTGCTCTCCCATGATGAGGCGGCACACGTGGGGAACGCGTATCCGATCAGTCGGGAAGCAGCCATGATCCACCCGGATTACCAGGAGAACGCGGATGACGTCTACGAACTCCAGCAGGAGCTGCACGCGACGTTGATCGCGCGGAAGCCGTCCCGGGTCGCCCCCGAGTTCCACTACTTCGACGACGCGAAACTGGTCGACCCCGGATACACGATCGACCTGGGCGGGCGCACCCTCGAGTTCATCGAACCGGTCTGGCAGGATGGGGCACCCACGCTGTGGATGTACGATCACAAGGACAAGGGGCTCTACTGTGTCGACTCCTACGGGTTCCCCCACTGTAGCGGCGATTGCACGAAGTGGGCCGACGAACTCGAGTTCCGGGTCTCACAGGACCAGATGATGGAGTACAACGGGCGGGCCTTCCGGTACATCCCGAACTGCAATCCGTGGAAGATCATCGACCAGCACAATCACCTGCACGACAGCTACGATATCGACTACATCTTCCCCGCTCATGGACAGCCGATCCGGGAGGAGATCGACCGATACCGTGGGCTGATGGATTCGATGGTCGAGCGCATCGCGAGGGACGGGTCCCTCGGAACCGAGTACGTCAGTGCTGAAGAACTGACCGACATTTCATTCTGA